The following proteins come from a genomic window of Methanosarcina sp. MTP4:
- a CDS encoding DUF86 domain-containing protein yields MREEINFKLEQLGEYVSILREYQNYDLEEIRDNLTLRGAVERYMEVSLACVIDICEMIISSEKLRRPDTYRKVILTLGQNGILPEDFAEKLAPAAGFRNVLVHMYADIDIVKLYSHLQNDIDDLELFAEYIAKHLISKYE; encoded by the coding sequence GCTTGAACAACTTGGTGAGTATGTCAGCATCCTCAGGGAATATCAGAACTATGATCTGGAGGAAATCAGAGACAACCTTACTTTGAGAGGAGCAGTTGAGAGGTATATGGAGGTTTCCCTGGCCTGCGTGATTGATATTTGCGAGATGATTATTTCCAGTGAGAAATTGAGGCGGCCAGATACCTATAGAAAAGTTATCCTGACACTTGGCCAGAACGGAATTCTCCCTGAAGACTTTGCAGAAAAACTTGCACCAGCCGCAGGTTTTCGAAATGTGCTCGTCCACATGTATGCAGATATCGATATAGTGAAACTTTATTCTCATCTCCAGAATGACATTGATGACCTGGAACTCTTTGCAGAATACATTGCAAAGCACCTTATTTCAAAATACGAGTGA
- a CDS encoding glucose-6-phosphate isomerase family protein — translation MRERSERKGPRAPEAELGMANWVCTSFSSVYEPIRKAGGGAYYLLEGEGFVPNSNYVSLPEIRRLEPVEPELLGLERREDMYGLVNELEKLRFLKEPQEFEEFFGEVFEKN, via the coding sequence TTGAGGGAGCGAAGCGAGCGAAAAGGACCCCGTGCTCCCGAAGCGGAACTCGGGATGGCCAACTGGGTCTGCACCAGTTTTTCTTCTGTTTATGAGCCTATCAGGAAGGCCGGGGGCGGAGCTTATTATCTGCTTGAAGGTGAAGGGTTCGTTCCGAATTCTAATTATGTTTCCTTGCCTGAAATCAGGCGGCTTGAGCCTGTGGAGCCTGAGCTTCTGGGGCTTGAGAGGAGAGAGGATATGTATGGGCTCGTAAATGAGCTTGAGAAATTAAGGTTCTTGAAGGAGCCTCAGGAGTTTGAGGAGTTTTTTGGAGAGGTTTTTGAGAAGAATTGA
- a CDS encoding glucose-6-phosphate isomerase family protein: MENTLQFGETIREPDVRMLSDMKDVLADKAWFRTAGDFELYYMYRELSRTESDLQSMRKAGLRYDITVIPPARLGKEFVKTKGHYHPIVPGAKVSYPEIYQVLEGEAVYLLQQAEGENVLDAVVIEAEKGDVVIVPPGYGHISINRSETVLKMANWVCTDFSSVYEPIRKAGGGAYYLLEGEGFVPNSNYVSLPEIRRLEPVEPELLGLERREDMYGLVNELEKLRFLKEPQEFEEFFEETFEEN; encoded by the coding sequence ATGGAAAATACGTTGCAATTTGGGGAAACGATCAGGGAGCCCGATGTCCGGATGCTCTCCGACATGAAAGACGTCCTTGCTGACAAGGCCTGGTTCCGGACAGCAGGGGACTTTGAGCTCTATTATATGTACCGGGAACTTTCCCGGACCGAATCCGACCTTCAGAGCATGCGAAAAGCCGGGCTCCGCTATGACATCACGGTTATCCCGCCTGCCCGCCTGGGAAAAGAGTTCGTAAAGACCAAAGGGCATTACCATCCCATAGTTCCGGGGGCAAAGGTCTCGTATCCTGAGATCTACCAGGTGCTCGAAGGAGAGGCTGTCTATCTCCTACAACAGGCGGAGGGGGAAAACGTCCTGGACGCTGTTGTTATAGAGGCTGAAAAAGGGGATGTGGTAATTGTGCCTCCGGGATACGGGCATATCAGCATCAACAGGTCCGAAACTGTCCTGAAGATGGCTAACTGGGTCTGCACCGACTTTTCCTCTGTTTATGAGCCTATCAGGAAGGCCGGGGGTGGAGCTTACTACCTGCTTGAGGGTGAAGGGTTCGTTCCGAATTCTAATTATGTTTCCTTGCCTGAAATCAGGCGGCTTGAACCTGTGGAACCTGAGCTTCTGGGGCTTGAGAGGAGAGAGGATATGTATGGGCTCGTAAATGAGCTTGAGAAATTAAGGTTCTTGAAGGAGCCACAGGAGTTTGAGGAGTTTTTCGAGGAGACTTTTGAGGAGAATTGA
- the rfbC gene encoding dTDP-4-dehydrorhamnose 3,5-epimerase translates to MNLIKTKIEDLFILEPRVFADDRGYFFESYNKKILDGLIGKEYNFVQDNESKSSYGVVRGLHYQLAPYSQAKLVRVLEGCVYDVAVDLRKDSPTFGEWVGVELSAENKRQFLIPKGFAHGFSVLSETAVFTYKCDEYYHPETEGGIIYNDPSLDIDWKMPEEKIVLSEKDKLLPKLENAEMNF, encoded by the coding sequence ATGAACCTGATAAAAACCAAAATAGAAGACCTTTTTATTCTGGAGCCAAGAGTTTTCGCTGACGACCGGGGATACTTTTTTGAAAGCTATAACAAAAAGATCCTGGACGGTCTGATTGGAAAGGAATACAATTTCGTCCAGGACAATGAATCAAAATCATCCTATGGCGTGGTCCGGGGGCTCCATTACCAGTTAGCTCCCTATAGCCAGGCAAAACTTGTGAGGGTTCTGGAAGGATGCGTATACGACGTTGCTGTTGACCTGAGGAAAGATTCACCGACTTTCGGGGAATGGGTAGGAGTTGAACTTTCCGCTGAAAACAAGAGACAGTTCCTGATCCCAAAAGGTTTTGCCCACGGCTTTTCCGTCCTGAGTGAAACTGCCGTTTTTACTTACAAGTGCGACGAGTACTATCACCCAGAAACCGAAGGTGGGATAATCTACAATGACCCTTCCCTCGACATCGACTGGAAAATGCCGGAAGAGAAAATTGTCCTCTCGGAAAAGGATAAACTCCTCCCGAAACTGGAAAACGCCGAAATGAACTTCTGA
- the rfbB gene encoding dTDP-glucose 4,6-dehydratase: protein MKLLVTGGCGFIGSNFIHYMLEKYPDYEIVNLDKLTYAGNPENLKDIEENPNYSFIKGDICDPVIVNEVMKNADQVVHFAAESHVDRSIEDGSVFVRTNVLGTNTLLQSSLANDIKKFIHVSTDEVYGSTMEGSFTEKDNLAPSSPYSSSKAGSDLLAMSYYTTYGLPVCITRCTNNFGPYQYPEKLIPFFISRLMEGKKVPVYGTGLNIRDWIHVEDHCSAVDFVLHSGSSGEIYNIDGGNELTNLEITHVLLKMLGKDESSIEYVEDRKGHDFRYSLDGSKLEKMGWKPRYDFDTALEQTVSWYVENKWWWEPLKR from the coding sequence TTGAAACTGCTGGTAACTGGCGGCTGTGGATTCATAGGCAGCAACTTCATCCATTACATGCTGGAAAAATATCCTGATTATGAAATTGTAAACCTTGACAAACTGACCTATGCGGGAAATCCTGAAAACCTGAAAGATATCGAAGAGAACCCTAATTATTCCTTCATAAAAGGCGACATCTGCGACCCTGTCATTGTGAATGAAGTAATGAAAAACGCAGATCAGGTTGTCCACTTCGCAGCCGAAAGCCACGTAGACCGTTCAATTGAAGACGGTTCGGTTTTTGTCAGGACAAACGTGCTCGGCACAAACACCCTGCTCCAGAGTTCCCTTGCAAATGACATCAAAAAGTTCATTCATGTTTCAACTGATGAAGTTTACGGAAGCACCATGGAAGGTTCTTTTACCGAAAAAGACAACCTTGCCCCTTCAAGCCCCTATTCCTCAAGCAAAGCAGGTTCCGACCTCCTTGCAATGTCCTACTACACAACCTACGGTCTTCCAGTATGCATAACCCGATGCACAAACAACTTCGGCCCCTACCAGTACCCTGAAAAATTAATTCCTTTTTTCATCAGCCGATTAATGGAAGGAAAGAAAGTCCCCGTCTACGGCACCGGCCTGAACATCCGGGACTGGATTCATGTTGAAGACCACTGTTCTGCAGTAGACTTTGTCCTCCATTCCGGCAGCAGCGGGGAAATCTACAACATAGACGGCGGAAATGAACTAACTAACCTCGAAATCACTCACGTCCTCCTTAAAATGCTCGGCAAAGACGAGTCTTCAATCGAGTATGTTGAAGATAGAAAAGGCCACGATTTCCGGTACTCCCTTGACGGCAGCAAACTGGAAAAAATGGGCTGGAAACCCAGATATGATTTTGACACTGCCCTGGAACAGACAGTCAGCTGGTACGTTGAAAACAAATGGTGGTGGGAACCATTAAAACGTTGA
- the rfbD gene encoding dTDP-4-dehydrorhamnose reductase, producing the protein MVVGTIKTLIIGSTGMLGSDLCKVFPDAMKLTHKDLNITDREQVIESIQKIKPELVINAAAYTNVDGCEDSQELAFQVNGYGPGYIAEACSMAGAKLVHFSTDYVFDGSKKEYVESDTTNPINVYGHSKLLGEKKIIENMNDYRIVRISWLFGINGNNFVETMLRLSREMDTVKVVNDQFGKPTYTMDIATKIKEIIELDPGIYHITNDGICSWYEFASSIIDNVIPCTSEEFPRKAKRPEYSVLTNTKTEPMRHWKEALKAYLKERKA; encoded by the coding sequence ATGGTGGTGGGAACCATTAAAACGTTGATCATCGGCTCCACTGGGATGCTCGGTTCGGACCTCTGCAAAGTCTTTCCCGATGCTATGAAACTGACACATAAGGATCTTAACATCACAGACAGAGAGCAGGTTATCGAATCTATTCAAAAAATAAAACCTGAGCTTGTCATAAATGCAGCTGCCTACACAAATGTGGATGGCTGCGAAGATTCCCAGGAGCTTGCCTTTCAGGTTAATGGATACGGCCCTGGATACATTGCAGAAGCCTGTTCTATGGCTGGAGCGAAGCTTGTCCACTTCAGCACGGACTACGTTTTTGACGGATCCAAAAAAGAGTATGTAGAGTCAGATACCACAAATCCGATCAATGTATATGGGCACTCAAAACTTCTCGGTGAAAAGAAAATCATTGAGAATATGAATGATTACAGGATTGTAAGAATTTCCTGGCTTTTTGGAATCAATGGGAACAACTTTGTTGAAACCATGCTGAGATTATCCAGAGAAATGGATACAGTAAAGGTTGTCAATGACCAGTTTGGCAAACCCACCTATACGATGGACATAGCCACTAAAATAAAAGAAATAATTGAACTCGACCCCGGAATCTATCACATTACAAATGATGGAATATGTTCCTGGTATGAATTTGCCTCTTCTATTATCGATAACGTAATTCCCTGTACCAGTGAAGAATTCCCAAGAAAAGCGAAACGTCCTGAGTACTCAGTTCTGACAAACACTAAAACCGAACCCATGAGGCACTGGAAAGAAGCACTTAAAGCCTATTTGAAGGAGAGAAAAGCATGA
- a CDS encoding sugar phosphate nucleotidyltransferase yields MKGVILAGGTGSRLYPLTKVTNKHLLPVYDKPMIYYPMETLINAGIKDIMIVSGRGHAGHFLELLGSGVDFGVHFTYEIQEKAGGIAQALSLAEDFVDGDSVTVILGDNIFQDNIEKDVANFNGGARIFLKEVTDAQRFGVAELKGEKVIGIEEKPKVPKTNFAVTGLYIYGSDVFDAIKTLKPSGRGELEITDVNNYYISKGAMEYGVLEGFWSDAGTFESLLRASMMVKQSREKDS; encoded by the coding sequence ATGAAAGGCGTAATACTTGCAGGCGGTACCGGCAGCAGACTGTATCCTCTTACCAAAGTGACTAACAAACACCTTTTGCCGGTTTATGACAAACCAATGATCTACTACCCGATGGAGACTCTAATAAATGCCGGAATAAAAGACATCATGATCGTGTCTGGCAGAGGGCATGCAGGGCATTTTCTTGAACTTTTAGGTTCCGGGGTAGATTTTGGAGTTCATTTTACCTATGAAATTCAAGAAAAAGCAGGAGGTATTGCCCAGGCACTTAGCCTAGCCGAGGATTTTGTTGATGGGGACAGTGTAACTGTTATTTTAGGAGATAACATCTTCCAGGACAACATCGAGAAGGATGTTGCAAACTTCAATGGTGGTGCCAGGATCTTTTTAAAAGAAGTCACCGATGCTCAGAGGTTTGGAGTAGCCGAATTGAAGGGTGAGAAAGTAATAGGCATTGAGGAAAAACCAAAAGTGCCAAAAACCAATTTTGCAGTTACCGGGCTTTATATTTATGGCTCTGATGTTTTTGATGCAATTAAAACACTCAAGCCTTCCGGAAGAGGTGAACTTGAGATAACGGACGTAAATAATTATTACATAAGCAAAGGGGCCATGGAGTACGGGGTTCTTGAGGGTTTCTGGAGTGATGCAGGGACTTTTGAGAGTTTATTAAGAGCAAGTATGATGGTAAAGCAAAGTAGAGAAAAAGACTCCTAG
- a CDS encoding polysaccharide deacetylase family protein gives MYKKLKENEELWDLFTRKEEYDLTFRDMYERFPYYLSSQRDIFDPRVSKFLLENGLRPQYPDEKQFAVCLTHDIDIIRPSRLYPVLEASRAFVKGNLASAIKISCSRINKKRNPFWNFKEIMELEAKYDAKSSFYFLTLNQGESDYNYKIEDIEDELKTISDNGWEVGLHGGHESYNNLEDIKKKKQKLEKVLGKEVVGYRNHYLKFETPNTWELLSKAGFKYDSTFGYADCAGFRNGMCHPFKPFNVNTGQQIDILEIPLTIMDSTLLKDYMRLDFKKAWELTKNLIDTVEKCNGVITILWHNTHMQEENLEYYKKILKYCSEKNAWLTSGKEIYEVWQ, from the coding sequence ATGTATAAGAAATTAAAAGAAAACGAGGAGCTCTGGGACCTTTTTACCAGAAAGGAAGAATACGACCTAACCTTTCGCGACATGTATGAGAGGTTTCCGTACTATCTAAGCAGCCAGAGAGATATCTTTGACCCTAGAGTTTCCAAATTTCTATTAGAAAATGGCCTGAGACCACAGTATCCAGACGAAAAACAGTTTGCGGTCTGCCTTACACACGACATTGATATTATTCGTCCTAGTAGATTATACCCAGTACTTGAAGCCTCAAGAGCTTTTGTAAAAGGAAATTTGGCAAGTGCCATAAAAATTTCCTGTTCTAGAATTAACAAGAAACGAAATCCGTTCTGGAATTTTAAAGAAATAATGGAACTAGAAGCGAAATATGATGCAAAATCCAGCTTTTATTTCTTAACTCTTAATCAAGGGGAGAGCGACTATAATTATAAGATAGAGGATATCGAAGATGAATTAAAGACTATATCAGATAATGGATGGGAAGTTGGACTTCACGGAGGGCATGAATCTTATAACAACCTTGAAGATATCAAGAAAAAAAAGCAAAAGCTTGAAAAGGTTCTCGGGAAAGAAGTAGTCGGATACAGAAATCATTACTTAAAATTTGAGACACCGAATACTTGGGAATTATTGAGCAAAGCAGGCTTTAAATACGATTCTACATTTGGATATGCTGATTGTGCAGGATTTAGGAATGGAATGTGCCATCCGTTCAAACCCTTTAATGTAAATACTGGACAACAGATTGATATTCTGGAGATTCCTCTAACAATTATGGATTCTACTTTATTAAAAGACTATATGCGCCTTGATTTTAAAAAAGCATGGGAATTAACAAAAAACCTTATTGATACTGTCGAGAAGTGTAACGGAGTAATTACAATCTTATGGCACAATACACACATGCAGGAAGAAAATTTAGAATACTATAAGAAGATATTGAAGTATTGCTCAGAGAAAAACGCATGGTTAACAAGTGGCAAAGAAATATATGAAGTGTGGCAATAA